The following proteins come from a genomic window of Methanocella conradii HZ254:
- the kdpC gene encoding potassium-transporting ATPase subunit KdpC, with product MNYLKLIYPSVSLAALAVLACGVLYPLAITLVAGAAFPWQAGGSPLTHDGNVVGSALIGQNFTGPGCFHSRPSAVGYDALGSGASNLGPSNPALLSKVESRTLHGVSSVPGDAVLGSGSGLDPDISVENAMMQVPRVAAESGLGEDTVRSLVQMHTRGRLLGLWGEPRVNVLELNLALERISK from the coding sequence TTGAACTACCTAAAACTGATATATCCAAGCGTTTCGCTGGCGGCTCTAGCGGTGCTGGCATGCGGAGTCCTTTATCCGCTTGCAATCACGCTTGTAGCCGGAGCAGCGTTCCCGTGGCAGGCCGGAGGAAGCCCCTTGACCCATGATGGCAATGTGGTCGGCTCAGCCCTCATCGGGCAAAACTTCACGGGGCCGGGATGCTTCCATTCCAGGCCTTCCGCCGTCGGCTATGATGCCTTAGGCTCCGGCGCATCCAACCTTGGGCCTAGTAACCCGGCGCTACTGAGTAAAGTCGAGTCGAGGACCCTTCATGGCGTATCATCGGTCCCCGGGGATGCCGTGCTGGGATCGGGGTCGGGCCTCGACCCCGACATTTCGGTTGAAAATGCCATGATGCAGGTACCGCGCGTGGCGGCGGAGAGCGGCCTGGGCGAGGATACCGTAAGGAGCCTGGTACAAATGCATACGCGGGGGAGGCTACTCGGGCTATGGGGAGAGCCCAGGGTGAACGTACTGGAGCTAAACCTCGCCCTGGAAAGAATAAGCAAGTAA
- the kdpA gene encoding potassium-transporting ATPase subunit KdpA, whose translation MEFLFGALQAMAIVALSVACAVPMGGYLASAFSGKPTCLDRALDPVERAISWALGGIDGYDMDWKEYAISMILTNAILWAFSFAVLCALGMTPDLAFHTASSFTTNTDQQHYAGDTFSPLGQALVITALMFFSAATGLASAFAVIRGLKAADGKVGNFFKDAERGLVRVLLPLSVIFALILAACGVPQSFGGTLEVKAVTGAVQSIPLGPVASLEAIKMIGTNGGGYYGANSAHPYENPSPLTNVLELFFTLLIPLALPYTFGIMIGNRRQGLLLMAVMLAIFVPMSLIMMYGESSNPYLPAAVQQASGYLEGKEARFSAYESAFYLATCTYVQCGAASCSITSMMPWAVVGAMFGMMAQCVPGGIGAGLDIMLIYVLLSVFIAGLMVGRTPEFLGKKVEPAEMKLIALIIIVHPILVLTPTALTALISTAHNITLNPGARGFAEIMYEFLSASANNGSGMAGLKNTTLYFNVLSGLVMLLGRYVPLVAALAVAGSLSGKRPIEATPGTLPTDNLTFAAFLLGIIIIVGAITFLPALSLGPLAEIFALR comes from the coding sequence ATGGAATTTCTATTTGGCGCCCTCCAGGCCATGGCAATCGTGGCCCTCTCGGTGGCGTGCGCGGTGCCGATGGGCGGGTACCTCGCATCGGCATTTTCCGGGAAGCCAACCTGCTTAGACAGGGCGCTTGATCCTGTGGAGCGTGCAATCTCCTGGGCTTTAGGGGGCATCGATGGCTACGACATGGACTGGAAAGAGTATGCCATCTCCATGATCCTAACAAATGCCATCCTCTGGGCTTTTTCATTCGCCGTGCTGTGCGCGCTGGGCATGACGCCAGACCTGGCGTTCCACACGGCCTCCTCGTTTACGACGAACACGGACCAGCAGCACTATGCAGGCGACACTTTCAGCCCTCTTGGACAGGCGCTCGTCATCACGGCGCTCATGTTCTTCTCGGCGGCCACGGGTCTCGCCTCGGCCTTCGCCGTCATCAGGGGGCTAAAGGCCGCCGACGGTAAAGTGGGGAATTTTTTCAAGGATGCAGAGCGTGGCCTCGTAAGGGTGCTTCTCCCGCTATCCGTTATATTTGCGCTCATCCTGGCGGCGTGCGGCGTCCCCCAGTCATTTGGCGGCACGCTGGAGGTAAAGGCCGTCACGGGGGCCGTGCAATCCATCCCACTCGGGCCGGTCGCGTCCCTGGAGGCCATAAAGATGATCGGGACGAACGGCGGCGGCTACTATGGCGCTAATTCGGCCCACCCTTATGAAAACCCTTCTCCTTTGACCAACGTTCTGGAGCTTTTCTTCACGCTTCTCATACCGCTGGCGTTGCCCTATACGTTCGGCATAATGATAGGCAACAGAAGGCAGGGATTGCTGCTCATGGCTGTCATGCTGGCCATATTCGTGCCCATGTCGCTCATCATGATGTACGGCGAGTCCTCGAACCCCTATCTTCCGGCGGCCGTCCAGCAGGCATCCGGATACCTTGAGGGTAAGGAGGCGAGGTTCTCGGCATACGAGAGCGCTTTTTACCTAGCGACGTGTACGTATGTCCAGTGCGGCGCCGCCTCCTGCTCGATCACCTCCATGATGCCCTGGGCGGTGGTGGGCGCCATGTTCGGCATGATGGCACAATGCGTCCCCGGGGGCATCGGGGCGGGGCTCGACATAATGCTCATCTATGTCCTGCTATCGGTCTTCATCGCCGGCCTGATGGTGGGGAGGACGCCCGAGTTTCTAGGCAAGAAGGTCGAGCCCGCAGAAATGAAGCTCATAGCCCTTATAATCATCGTGCACCCCATCTTAGTGCTCACGCCCACCGCTTTGACGGCGCTCATCAGCACTGCGCACAACATAACGCTAAATCCAGGGGCGCGTGGCTTTGCCGAGATCATGTACGAATTCCTGTCCGCCTCGGCAAACAACGGCTCTGGCATGGCCGGCCTCAAGAATACAACTCTTTATTTCAACGTCTTATCAGGGCTGGTCATGCTCCTGGGCAGGTATGTGCCCCTTGTGGCGGCGCTGGCTGTGGCAGGGTCGCTATCCGGCAAGAGGCCGATAGAGGCCACCCCGGGCACGCTCCCGACGGACAACCTGACGTTTGCAGCCTTCCTGCTGGGCATCATCATCATAGTAGGCGCTATCACGTTCCTGCCAGCCCTGTCGCTCGGGCCGCTGGCCGAAATCTTCGCTTTGAGGTGA
- the kdpF gene encoding K(+)-transporting ATPase subunit F, translating to MIGEVIVIIAVIAAFIYLFYALLRPEKF from the coding sequence ATGATTGGAGAAGTCATAGTGATAATAGCTGTCATAGCGGCGTTCATCTACCTCTTCTACGCCCTTCTCCGCCCAGAAAAATTTTGA
- the kdpB gene encoding potassium-transporting ATPase subunit KdpB — MANHSWLSPKLLVNALCFSLSKFDPMHVARSPVVFILYLCFIVSALIALFPSEFSTEGKMLGRADYSAIAILLLLTIWFSFFSEALAEAQGKAQAESLRRMKKEIMARVIGPGGAVIEVNSTMLKLGDVVLLKAGDLVPSDGNIVQGSLLLDESMMTGESEPVLRESGGDRSSVLGGTKVLSGKAEVKITSEPGKTFLDRIIRLVEGAERQKTPNEVALTVLLVSLTIVLLVVVVAMVPGALYYGISLDMGVLIALFVCLMPTTIGGLLPAIGIAGVNRVTMVNVVAKSGRAVEAAGDVDVLILDKTGTLTIGNRYASEFIPAPGESMDDVVRASMNASLMDETPEGRSIIMLGEKLGHKREMALLEGCKPILFTSETRVSGLIAKDGTSYIKGSLDAVAKRVKEVPAALRLKADDISRSGTTPLAVAVNDRAIGLVVLKDLVKPGIRDRIGELKRMGIKTVMCTGDNRLTAAAIANDTGVDEYIANAVPEDKLSIIKKEQSLGLLVAMTGDGTNDAPALAQADVGLAMNNGTSAAKDAANMVDLDSDPTKLIEVVTIGKQLLITRGALTTFSVTNDVAKYFAILPAIFSPTFPALAALNIMGLSSPKNAVMSALLFNALVIPLLIPVAMNGVKYRSIGASSMLKRNLLVYGFGGFLSSFIGIKLIDMLISWMVRV, encoded by the coding sequence ATGGCAAACCATTCCTGGCTATCTCCGAAACTGCTCGTGAACGCGCTCTGCTTCTCCCTGTCGAAGTTCGACCCGATGCACGTAGCCAGGAGCCCGGTGGTCTTCATACTGTACCTATGCTTCATCGTCTCGGCGCTCATAGCCCTTTTCCCATCAGAGTTCTCAACAGAGGGTAAGATGCTAGGCCGGGCGGACTACTCCGCAATCGCCATCCTGTTGCTCCTCACGATATGGTTCTCGTTCTTCTCGGAGGCGCTGGCCGAGGCACAGGGCAAGGCCCAGGCTGAGAGCCTGCGCAGGATGAAGAAGGAGATCATGGCAAGAGTCATCGGCCCGGGAGGCGCCGTCATCGAAGTGAACAGCACCATGCTAAAGCTGGGGGATGTTGTCTTGCTTAAAGCCGGCGACCTGGTGCCCAGCGATGGAAACATAGTGCAAGGCTCTTTATTATTGGACGAGTCGATGATGACCGGCGAATCTGAGCCAGTGCTCAGGGAGAGCGGCGGGGATCGCTCCTCCGTTTTAGGCGGGACTAAAGTGTTGTCGGGGAAGGCTGAGGTCAAGATCACGTCGGAGCCTGGCAAGACGTTCCTCGACCGCATCATAAGGCTGGTCGAGGGCGCGGAAAGGCAAAAGACGCCCAACGAGGTGGCGCTTACGGTCTTGCTCGTCTCGCTTACAATCGTGCTCCTGGTGGTCGTAGTGGCCATGGTGCCCGGCGCCCTGTATTATGGCATTTCCCTGGACATGGGCGTGCTCATCGCGCTATTCGTTTGCCTCATGCCCACTACCATCGGCGGCCTTCTGCCGGCCATAGGCATCGCTGGCGTCAACCGGGTCACCATGGTCAACGTGGTCGCCAAGTCGGGGAGGGCCGTAGAGGCGGCCGGGGATGTGGACGTGCTCATCCTGGACAAGACCGGCACGCTCACCATTGGTAACCGCTATGCGAGCGAGTTCATACCTGCTCCGGGGGAAAGTATGGACGATGTCGTGAGGGCGTCGATGAACGCCTCCCTCATGGATGAGACGCCAGAGGGCAGGTCCATCATCATGCTCGGCGAAAAGCTGGGGCATAAGCGTGAGATGGCGCTCCTCGAAGGCTGTAAGCCCATATTGTTCACGTCCGAGACGCGGGTGAGTGGACTCATCGCGAAGGACGGCACTTCTTATATTAAGGGCTCTCTCGATGCCGTGGCTAAGCGCGTAAAGGAGGTCCCTGCCGCCCTGCGGTTAAAGGCGGATGACATTTCGAGAAGCGGGACGACGCCGCTGGCTGTGGCCGTGAATGACAGGGCCATCGGGCTTGTCGTGCTCAAGGACCTCGTTAAGCCCGGCATAAGAGACAGGATAGGCGAGCTGAAGCGCATGGGCATCAAGACTGTCATGTGCACTGGGGATAACAGGCTCACGGCGGCTGCTATTGCGAATGATACGGGCGTGGACGAGTACATCGCAAACGCCGTCCCGGAAGATAAGCTCTCCATAATAAAAAAGGAGCAGAGCCTGGGGCTGCTGGTCGCGATGACCGGCGACGGCACGAACGACGCCCCGGCGCTGGCGCAGGCAGACGTGGGCCTGGCCATGAACAACGGGACCTCGGCGGCGAAGGATGCGGCCAACATGGTCGACCTGGACTCAGACCCAACGAAGCTCATCGAGGTAGTAACCATAGGCAAGCAGCTTTTAATAACGAGGGGAGCGCTTACCACGTTTAGCGTCACCAACGACGTGGCCAAGTACTTCGCCATCTTGCCCGCCATCTTCTCGCCCACATTCCCCGCGCTCGCAGCGCTAAACATCATGGGGCTTTCTTCACCTAAGAACGCGGTCATGTCGGCGCTGCTCTTCAACGCCCTCGTGATTCCTCTTTTAATACCTGTGGCCATGAACGGCGTTAAATACCGCTCCATAGGTGCGTCGTCGATGCTTAAGAGGAATCTGCTCGTCTATGGGTTCGGGGGCTTTCTGAGCTCGTTCATAGGCATAAAGCTCATCGACATGTTAATAAGCTGGATGGTGAGAGTTTGA